Proteins from a single region of Neodiprion virginianus isolate iyNeoVirg1 chromosome 4, iyNeoVirg1.1, whole genome shotgun sequence:
- the LOC124302129 gene encoding protein THEM6, with translation MIACCVLAGVLGVVVLFYVFLEVHYFLRMCLTVLLARFCKKQVHILDETSVYGVCITTDIDTLLYHMNNARYLRELDFARVDFYERTNLYREIRAQGSGVVQGAATIRYRRFLRPFSVYKITSKIIYWDDKSIFMEHKFISSGDGFVRAIAICRQRVLECSAEAVMGVLLDRGGKVNGGLEAGIAPTSAPHVRPEIPPEVALWLESNEISSASLRPTPEPPRC, from the exons ATGATAGCTTGCTGCGTCCTGGCCGGTGTCCTTGGCGTCGTCGTCCTCTTCTATGTCTTCCTCGAGGTGCACTACTTTCTGCGCATGTGCCTGACAGTGCTCTTGGCGAGATTCTGCAAGAAGCAAGTTCACATCCTCGACGAAACATCGGTTTACG GAGTTTGCATAACCACCGACATAGACACGCTTCTTTATCATATGAACAACGCTCGTTATCTACGAGAGCTCGACTTCGCCAGAGTTGACTTCTACGAAAGGACTAATCTCTATCGCGAAATAAGAGCACAGGGATCCGGAGTCGTTCAGGGTGCAGCCACCATTCGCTACAGGAGATTTCTCAGGCCGTTTTCCGTTTACAAAATTACATCAAAG atcATCTACTGGGACGACAAGTCTATTTTCATGGAACACAAGTTCATCAGCTCCGGCGATGGATTTGTTCGAGCTATCGCAATTTGCCGTCAACGGGTACTCGAGTGCAGTGCCGAAGCCGTTATGGGGGTGCTGCTTGATCGCGGAGGCAAAGTGAACGGAGGACTGGAGGCCGGAATTGCCCCGACAAGT GCACCACACGTGAGACCGGAAATTCCACCGGAAGTTGCCTTGTGGTTGGAAAGTAACGAAATTTCTTCGGCGAGCTTGCGCCCGACGCCAGAACCCCCTCGCTGCTGA
- the LOC124303096 gene encoding protein THEM6-like, producing MVCLFYNILAIVAAMYSLFDVNYFVRLLFTTLWRRIIPRKKKRFSEDIRTYGFCTTNDVDFFMTHMNNARFLRELDFSRIDFYHRTGLYEGVVSRKATVLQGATTVRYRKPLPIFAFYQVTTRLVYCDDKAIYLEHKFITLSDNFVRAIAISKQNITGLEVTVSELISIVDPESLQLEAPEDLKHWLEYINASSEKLKKSD from the exons ATGGTGTGTCTATTTTATAACATCCTTGCCATTGTGGCAGCGATGTACAGCCTTTTTGATGTCAACTACTTTGTTCGCCTCTTATTCACAACTCTCTGGAGAAGGATCATAccgagaaagaagaaaaggttctCTGAAGATATTCGTACTTACG GATTTTGCACTACCAACGACGTGGATTTCTTCATGACGCACATGAACAATGCACGATTTCTGAGGGAGCTGGATTTTTCTCGGATCGACTTTTACCACCGAACAGGGCTATACGAAGGTGTCGTCTCAAGGAAAGCTACCGTTCTTCAAGGCGCAACGACCGTCAGATACCGAAAGCCATTGCCGATTTTCGCATTCTACCAAGTTACGACAAGG TTGGTGTATTGCGACGATAAAGCAATCTATCTGGAGCACAAATTTATCACCCTTTCGGACAACTTCGTACGGGCAATAGCAATCAGCAAGCAAAATATAACAGGTCTGGAAGTAACAGTTTCGGAACTTATAAGCATCGTTGATCCGGAATCGCTCCAGCTGGAAGCACCGGAAGATTTGAAACATTGGCTGGAATACATCAACGCTTCTTCggagaaactgaaaaaatccGATTAg
- the LOC124303097 gene encoding protein THEM6-like, producing the protein MFCYCTVAIVAILYMLFDVNYFLRIAFTLSWGRLFQKKKKLFEETTIHGICTTQDVDLFFRNMNIARYVRELDFARFHYYDRSGVYGAIHAKGGSAVQSAASVRYRRALPIFTPYKVTTKLIYWDDKNFYLEQQLISLPDNFIRTIVLSKQSVTGLKIPVSEIIAKVEEGAKRPELSKDLRLWLESMEESSQKLKKQN; encoded by the exons ATGTTCTGCTACTGCACCGTAGCCATAGTTGCAATTCTGTATATGCTTTTTGACGTCAATTACTTTCTGAGAATAGCGTTCACTCTCAGTTGGGGAAggctttttcaaaaaaagaagaaattgttCGAAGAGACGACTATTCACG GCATATGCACGACCCAGGATGTAGACCTCTTCTTCAGAAACATGAATATCGCAAGGTACGTCAGAGAACTGGACTTCGCCCGGTTCCACTACTACGACAGGTCTGGAGTATACGGTGCGATCCATGCCAAAGGCGGAAGCGCGGTTCAAAGTGCCGCATCTGTACGTTACAGAAGAGCACTTCCAATATTTACTCCGTACAAGGTCACCACAAAG ttaattTACTGGGACGATAAGAATTTCTACCTAGAGCAGCAGTTGATCAGTTTGCCCGACAATTTCATCCGCACGATCGTTTTAAGCAAGCAAAGTGTAACCGGTCTTAAAATCCCAGTATCGGAAATCATCGCCAAAGTCGAAGAGGGAGCAAAGAGGCCGGAACTATCGAAAGATTTAAGACTGTGGCTGGAATCGATGGAGGAATCCTcgcaaaaattgaagaaacagAATTAA